Part of the Falsibacillus albus genome, GTACCGGTAGTCAGGGAGAACCGATGGCCGCGCTTTCAAGAATTGCAAACGGTACACATCGCCAAATTCAAATTCAGCCTGGTGATACCGTCGTATTTTCTTCCTCACCGATCCCAGGCAATACGATCAGCGTAAACCGTACCATCAACATGCTGTTCAAAGCAGGAGCTGAAGTCATTCACGGCTCTTTGAATGACATACACACTTCCGGCCATGGCGGCCAGGAAGAGCAAAAATTAATGCTGCGGTTGATGAGACCGAAATTCTTCATGCCGATCCACGGTGAATTCAGAATGCAAAGGATGCATGCCCAGCATGCGGTGGATTGCGGAGTTGAACCTGACAACTGCTTCATCATGGATAATGGCGAAGTATTGGCACTAAGCGACGATTCTGCTCAAGTGGCAGGAAAAATCCCATCCGGTTCCGTTTATATAGACGGTAGCGGAATCGGCGATATAGGAAACATTGTATTGCGCGACCGCCGCATTCTCTCAGAAGAAGGCCTTGTCATTGTAGTTGTCAGCATTAATATGAAAGAATTCAGAATCGCTGCAGGTCCTGATATCATTTCTCGTGGATTTGTATATATGAGAGAATCCGGAGACTTGATCAATGAAGCTCAAAACTTAATCAATAAACACTTAAATAAGGTAATGGAACGGAAAACTTCACAGTGGTCCGAAATTAAAAACGAGATTACAGATACACTCGCTCCATTCCTATATGAAAAAACAAAACGCCGTCCTATGATCCTTCCGATCATCATGGAGGTATAATAGAACATTAAAAACGAGCGGGAAATGGTTTTCCCGCTCGTTTTACATTTTCTTCTTATCCCCCTGCTTTTACATTCCATTATTTTTTTCAGGTTGATCAAATACATATTCAATCAGCCAGCAATTTCGCAGTTCACCTTCATGAAATTCATGTTTGGGCATTAGTTTAACTCTTCGAAAGCCGCATTTTTCATAACAGCGCAGCGCTCGTTCATTCCACTCCTGCGGATCCATGATCAATTTTTGAGGATGGTGGCAATCCTTAATATGAGAAATCATCATGCGGATCAACTTTGTCCCAATCCCCCTATTCCAATACTCTGGTTCCCCAATGAATTGATCCATCCCGAACAATTTTTCTTGTTCACCATACCCGTATTCTGCTTTTTCATGGTTCGATAAAGGGTAGAATTGAAGGTATCCGATTTCCTTTTGGTTATATTCGATGATGCATCCAGTCAAATCCCTTTCACGGGAATAATAATGTTCATAAATCATTTCTTGGTTATGTGGGCGGTCCCTTCCCTCGTAATATTGAAGAACGGCAGGATCGGACAGCCATTTTGATAAGAGATAGACATCCTTTTCTTCAAGTTCTCTTACCAAAATTGAATCACGCTTTACAATCAATTACATTCCCCCTAAGAAAA contains:
- a CDS encoding GNAT family N-acetyltransferase, whose translation is MIVKRDSILVRELEEKDVYLLSKWLSDPAVLQYYEGRDRPHNQEMIYEHYYSRERDLTGCIIEYNQKEIGYLQFYPLSNHEKAEYGYGEQEKLFGMDQFIGEPEYWNRGIGTKLIRMMISHIKDCHHPQKLIMDPQEWNERALRCYEKCGFRRVKLMPKHEFHEGELRNCWLIEYVFDQPEKNNGM